In Janthinobacterium sp. J1-1, a single genomic region encodes these proteins:
- a CDS encoding ABC transporter permease, with translation MKILLMLCACLACCDPAAAQSTCPPYVKHDPGGDYTSPDDRAGLAVVEQYHFSRDVESLKQGMTGSLGGDISYTLEHFPNHHRALAAMAKLGQRDKRVQPVGARYTVSCYFERAIAYAPHDTTARMVFGNYLLATKQEAAALEQLQEAARRSPEHATLQYNLGLLYVKRKEYAQAREHAARAYALGFPLQGLKNQLKKAGQWQEPPAEAKADKDSPTAE, from the coding sequence ATGAAAATCCTGCTGATGCTGTGCGCCTGCCTGGCGTGCTGCGACCCCGCCGCCGCGCAATCGACCTGCCCGCCGTATGTAAAACACGATCCGGGCGGCGACTACACCAGCCCGGACGACCGGGCCGGCCTGGCGGTGGTCGAGCAATACCATTTTTCGCGCGATGTGGAAAGCCTGAAGCAGGGCATGACGGGCAGCCTGGGTGGCGACATCAGCTACACCCTGGAGCACTTCCCCAACCATCACCGGGCACTGGCCGCGATGGCCAAGCTGGGCCAGCGCGACAAGCGCGTGCAACCGGTGGGCGCGCGCTACACGGTCAGCTGCTATTTCGAGCGCGCCATCGCCTATGCGCCGCACGACACGACGGCGCGCATGGTGTTCGGTAACTACCTGCTGGCCACCAAACAGGAGGCGGCGGCGCTGGAACAACTGCAGGAAGCGGCGCGCCGGTCGCCCGAACACGCCACCCTGCAGTACAACCTGGGCCTGCTGTACGTCAAGCGCAAGGAGTACGCGCAGGCGCGCGAGCATGCGGCCAGGGCCTACGCACTGGGTTTCCCCTTGCAGGGCCTGAAAAACCAGCTGAAGAAAGCCGGCCAGTGGCAGGAGCCGCCGGCCGAGGCCAAAGCTGACA
- a CDS encoding glycosyltransferase, giving the protein MLTVQPGPRRVLMVAYHFPPLQGGSGVLRTQGFARYLPEAGWQPLILSASPRAYDHTSDRATDDGQLTVRRSAALDAARHLSLRGRYPACLALPDRWSSWWLSAVPAGLAMIRRYRPDAIWSTYPIATAHLIGLTLHKLTGLPWIADQRDPMIDDSDPTAPYPANARVHRLHGWIEQRIAARSAAIVCTTPGALDSHRRRLAQVEAERFCLIENGYDEAGFTDCASHAAGSHRSRFLLLHSGVIYPSERDPQALFAALAKLRQGGVLAAHNFQLLLRATGHDAWLAGLLAKFGIADLVTLAPLQAHQEALREMQSADGLLLLQAANCNGQIPAKLYEYLRCRRPVLALTDLAGDSAAKLRLCGIDTIGQLASSGDCARALLRFLELARQGRAPLASQGAILLQSRQARSHALAELLDQVIHRSSP; this is encoded by the coding sequence ATGCTGACCGTGCAGCCGGGCCCGCGCCGCGTGCTGATGGTGGCCTATCATTTTCCGCCGCTGCAAGGCGGCAGCGGCGTGCTGCGCACCCAGGGTTTCGCGCGCTACCTGCCCGAAGCGGGCTGGCAGCCGCTGATATTGAGTGCCAGCCCGCGCGCCTACGACCACACCAGCGACCGGGCCACGGACGACGGCCAGTTGACGGTGCGGCGCAGCGCGGCGCTCGATGCGGCGCGCCATCTGTCGCTGCGCGGGCGCTATCCCGCCTGCCTGGCCCTGCCCGACCGCTGGAGTTCCTGGTGGCTGAGCGCCGTGCCGGCTGGCCTGGCCATGATACGGCGCTACCGGCCCGACGCGATCTGGTCCACCTACCCGATCGCCACCGCCCACCTGATCGGCCTGACCTTGCACAAGCTCACGGGCTTGCCGTGGATCGCCGACCAGCGCGACCCGATGATCGACGACAGCGACCCGACCGCGCCGTATCCCGCCAATGCCCGCGTGCACCGCCTGCATGGCTGGATCGAACAGCGCATCGCCGCCCGCAGCGCGGCCATCGTCTGCACCACGCCGGGCGCCCTCGACAGCCACCGCCGGCGCCTGGCGCAAGTGGAGGCCGAACGCTTTTGCCTGATCGAGAACGGCTACGACGAGGCCGGATTTACTGACTGCGCCAGCCACGCGGCAGGCAGCCACCGCAGCCGCTTTCTGCTGCTGCACAGCGGCGTGATCTATCCGTCCGAGCGCGATCCGCAAGCGCTGTTCGCCGCCCTGGCCAAGCTGCGCCAAGGCGGCGTGCTGGCAGCGCACAATTTCCAGCTGCTGCTGCGCGCCACCGGCCACGACGCCTGGCTGGCCGGCCTGCTGGCCAAATTCGGCATCGCCGACCTGGTCACCCTGGCGCCATTGCAGGCGCACCAGGAGGCGCTGCGCGAAATGCAGTCGGCCGACGGCTTGCTGCTGCTGCAGGCGGCCAACTGCAACGGCCAGATTCCCGCCAAGCTGTATGAATACCTGCGCTGCCGCCGGCCCGTGCTGGCCCTGACTGACCTGGCCGGCGACAGCGCGGCCAAGCTGCGCCTGTGCGGCATCGACACCATCGGCCAGCTGGCCTCGAGCGGCGACTGCGCGCGCGCGCTGCTGCGTTTCCTGGAACTGGCGCGCCAGGGCCGCGCGCCGCTGGCCAGCCAGGGCGCCATCCTGCTGCAGTCGCGCCAGGCGCGCAGCCATGCGCTGGCCGAACTGCTCGACCAGGTCATCCACCGGAGTTCACCATGA
- a CDS encoding hydrolase 1, exosortase A system-associated: protein MHAELSTTDTLATVHQLALRFRCADDAEARLVGILTMPSTPGPRGVLIVTGGPQYRAGSHRQFVLLARFLAARGVAVLRFDYRGMGDSEGAPRDYRQVDADIAAALAQFFAAVPALREVVLWGLCDGATAAACHAPRDPRISGLILLNPWVRSPAVLARATLRHYYLPRLLQADFWRKLAGGGVQMKDSLASLRQVAADTHNSQQDALAPAALLFQALGCFRGKVLLILSGDDLGAREWTTLLANDRAWRELGQRRNWRQEEVPGANHTFSSAAARARVERLCADWIASC, encoded by the coding sequence ATGCATGCTGAACTGTCCACCACGGACACCCTGGCAACCGTCCACCAGCTGGCGCTGCGCTTTCGCTGCGCCGACGACGCCGAGGCGCGCCTGGTCGGCATATTGACAATGCCGTCCACGCCGGGCCCGCGCGGCGTATTGATCGTCACGGGCGGGCCGCAATACCGCGCCGGCAGCCACCGCCAGTTCGTTTTGCTGGCGCGCTTCCTGGCCGCGCGCGGCGTCGCCGTGCTGCGCTTCGACTACCGCGGCATGGGCGACAGCGAAGGGGCACCACGCGACTACCGCCAGGTCGACGCCGACATCGCCGCCGCGCTGGCGCAGTTTTTCGCCGCCGTGCCGGCCCTGCGCGAGGTGGTGCTGTGGGGCTTGTGCGACGGCGCCACGGCGGCCGCCTGCCACGCGCCGCGCGACCCGCGCATCAGCGGCCTGATCCTGCTCAATCCCTGGGTGCGCAGCCCGGCGGTGCTGGCGCGCGCCACCTTGCGCCACTATTATTTGCCGCGCCTGCTGCAAGCGGACTTCTGGCGCAAATTGGCCGGCGGCGGCGTGCAAATGAAAGACAGCCTGGCGTCGCTGCGCCAGGTGGCGGCCGACACCCATAACAGCCAGCAGGATGCGCTGGCCCCGGCAGCCCTGCTGTTCCAGGCGCTGGGCTGCTTTCGCGGCAAGGTGCTGCTGATCCTGAGCGGCGATGACCTGGGCGCGCGCGAATGGACCACCCTGCTGGCAAACGACCGCGCCTGGCGCGAACTGGGCCAGCGCCGCAACTGGCGCCAAGAGGAGGTGCCTGGCGCCAATCATACTTTTTCCAGCGCCGCCGCGCGCGCCCGGGTCGAACGCCTGTGCGCCGACTGGATCGCTTCATGCTGA
- a CDS encoding hydrolase 2, exosortase A system-associated: protein MLNATTSLLPFFLPASGGQRYCLLHLPAPGRPARGGIVYIHPFAEELNKSRHIAAMQARAFAAAGYSVLQLDLYGCGDSSGDFGDARWSIWRNDLHLACAWLAQRVDGPLTVWGLRLGALLALELAAHPPVPLQRLLLWQPELDGRRAIDRFLRLRLAGSMLAGQAEAPGHARAELAAGRAVEVAGYLLAPELAQAIDAMAASSLRPPLPVYWLEYLSGEAAVLPAPTASLAEQWRGVGVALHIAGFADGPFWNSAELLECPQLLDATASVCHDWLDEGDPRHAC, encoded by the coding sequence ATGCTCAATGCCACCACCAGCCTGCTGCCGTTTTTCCTGCCGGCCTCCGGCGGCCAGCGCTACTGCCTGCTGCACCTGCCGGCGCCGGGCCGGCCCGCGCGTGGCGGCATCGTCTACATCCACCCGTTTGCCGAGGAACTCAACAAAAGCCGGCATATCGCCGCGATGCAGGCGCGGGCCTTTGCCGCCGCCGGCTACAGCGTGCTGCAGCTCGACCTGTACGGCTGCGGCGACAGCAGCGGCGACTTCGGCGACGCGCGCTGGAGCATCTGGCGCAACGACCTGCACCTGGCCTGCGCCTGGCTGGCGCAACGGGTCGACGGCCCCTTGACCGTGTGGGGCTTGCGCCTGGGCGCCCTGCTGGCGCTGGAACTGGCCGCGCATCCGCCGGTGCCGCTGCAGCGGCTGCTGCTGTGGCAGCCGGAACTGGACGGCCGGCGCGCCATCGACCGTTTCCTGCGCCTGCGCCTGGCCGGCAGCATGCTGGCGGGCCAGGCCGAAGCGCCCGGCCATGCGCGCGCCGAACTGGCGGCCGGACGCGCCGTCGAAGTGGCCGGCTACCTGCTGGCGCCGGAACTGGCGCAGGCCATCGACGCGATGGCGGCCAGCAGCTTGCGCCCGCCGCTGCCCGTCTACTGGCTGGAATATCTGAGCGGCGAAGCCGCCGTGCTGCCGGCACCCACCGCCAGCCTGGCCGAGCAATGGCGCGGTGTAGGCGTGGCGCTGCACATCGCCGGCTTTGCCGACGGTCCGTTCTGGAACAGCGCCGAATTGCTCGAGTGCCCACAATTGCTGGACGCTACCGCCAGTGTCTGCCACGACTGGCTCGACGAAGGAGATCCCCGGCATGCATGCTGA
- a CDS encoding acyl carrier protein, with product MPPLDTITAILRAALGLGTQPLAHDTPLLGSLPELDSMAVIGVIAALEDHFGFTIEDDDIHARHFATVGTLQAFVDAKLAQADLR from the coding sequence ATGCCGCCACTTGATACCATCACCGCCATCCTGCGCGCCGCGCTGGGTCTGGGTACGCAGCCGCTGGCGCACGATACGCCGCTGCTGGGCAGCTTGCCGGAACTCGATTCGATGGCCGTAATCGGCGTGATCGCCGCGCTGGAAGACCATTTCGGCTTCACCATCGAGGACGACGACATCCACGCCCGCCATTTCGCCACCGTCGGCACCTTGCAGGCGTTTGTCGACGCCAAGCTGGCGCAAGCGGATTTGCGCTGA
- a CDS encoding acyl-CoA ligase (AMP-forming), exosortase A system-associated, translating to MATLIHDFIFETARLAPAAPALSYQGVPLAYGALAQSVRDCAGALLQLGLRRAARVAVYLEKRQENVIAMFGAAAAGGVFVPVNPLLKPEQVAYILGDCGVSVLVTSRERLAQLAPVLASCPGLRAIIVTGERGPDTALGGVQILSWSSVLELGADLPAKSRDMHAMIDQDMAAILYTSGSTGRPKGVVLSHRNMVAGAVSVSSYLRNTPQDRLLCVLPLSFDYGLSQLTTAFASGACAVLINYLLLRDIVEAVEQEAITGLAAVPPLWIQLSQLSWPLSTPLRYITNSGGVMQPGTVDKLRAQLPRTQIFLMYGLTEAFRSTYLPPEQLASRPDSIGKAIPNAEVLVLRADGSVCDDEEPGELVHRGALVALGYWNDAARTAERFKPLPPQADGLVLPELAVWSGDTVRRDADGFLYFVGRNDEMIKTSGYRVSPAEIEEVAYASGLVGEAAALGVPHPLLGAAIALLVTPAPGVELGREALLSACRKHLPAYMMPLWIDIRGEALPRNPNGKIDRALLAREIAEVLAAIPVNAGERP from the coding sequence ATGGCGACACTGATCCATGACTTTATCTTCGAGACGGCCCGCCTGGCGCCCGCCGCGCCGGCCTTGAGCTACCAGGGCGTGCCGCTGGCGTATGGCGCGCTGGCGCAAAGCGTGCGCGACTGCGCCGGCGCGCTGCTGCAGCTGGGCTTGCGGCGCGCCGCGCGGGTGGCCGTCTATCTGGAAAAACGCCAGGAAAACGTGATCGCCATGTTCGGCGCGGCGGCCGCCGGCGGCGTGTTCGTGCCCGTCAATCCGCTGCTGAAACCCGAGCAGGTCGCTTATATACTGGGCGACTGCGGCGTGTCCGTACTGGTCACCTCGCGCGAACGGCTGGCGCAGCTGGCGCCGGTGCTGGCCAGCTGTCCCGGCTTGCGCGCGATTATCGTGACCGGCGAGCGCGGCCCGGACACCGCCCTGGGCGGCGTGCAGATCCTGTCCTGGTCGTCGGTGCTGGAGCTCGGCGCCGACCTGCCGGCCAAGTCCCGCGACATGCACGCCATGATCGATCAGGACATGGCGGCGATTTTATATACGTCGGGCAGCACCGGCCGGCCCAAGGGCGTGGTGCTGTCGCACCGCAATATGGTGGCCGGCGCGGTCAGCGTCTCAAGCTACTTGCGCAATACGCCGCAGGACCGGCTGCTGTGCGTGCTTCCGCTCAGCTTTGACTATGGCCTGAGCCAGCTGACCACGGCGTTTGCCAGCGGTGCCTGCGCCGTGCTGATCAATTACCTGCTGCTGCGCGACATTGTCGAAGCGGTGGAGCAGGAGGCGATCACGGGCCTGGCGGCGGTGCCGCCGCTGTGGATACAGCTGTCGCAGCTGAGCTGGCCCTTGTCGACGCCCTTGCGCTATATCACCAATTCGGGCGGCGTGATGCAGCCGGGCACCGTCGACAAGCTGCGCGCGCAGCTGCCGCGCACGCAGATATTCCTGATGTATGGGCTGACGGAAGCGTTCCGCTCCACCTATCTTCCGCCGGAACAGCTGGCCAGCCGCCCCGATTCGATCGGCAAGGCGATTCCGAATGCCGAAGTGCTGGTGCTGCGCGCCGACGGCAGCGTGTGCGACGACGAGGAACCGGGCGAACTGGTGCACCGTGGCGCGCTGGTGGCGCTCGGCTACTGGAACGATGCGGCGCGCACGGCCGAGCGCTTCAAGCCGCTGCCGCCCCAGGCCGATGGGCTGGTGCTGCCCGAACTGGCCGTCTGGTCGGGCGACACGGTGCGCCGCGATGCCGATGGTTTCCTGTATTTCGTCGGCCGCAACGATGAGATGATCAAGACCTCGGGCTACCGGGTCAGCCCGGCCGAGATCGAGGAAGTGGCGTATGCCAGCGGGCTGGTGGGCGAGGCGGCCGCGCTCGGTGTGCCGCATCCCTTGCTGGGTGCGGCCATCGCCCTGCTGGTGACCCCCGCGCCGGGCGTGGAACTGGGGCGCGAGGCGCTGCTGTCGGCCTGCCGCAAGCATTTGCCTGCCTACATGATGCCGCTCTGGATCGATATCCGCGGCGAGGCCTTGCCGCGCAATCCGAACGGCAAGATCGACCGGGCGCTGCTGGCGCGCGAGATTGCCGAGGTGCTTGCCGCCATCCCCGTCAACGCCGGGGAGCGGCCATGA
- a CDS encoding pyridoxal-dependent decarboxylase, exosortase A system-associated, which yields MNARGLPVHAALQQLAARDDVLQFGGLSLTRLAQRVGRTPFYAYDRARIAARVASLRAALPPGVHLHYAMKANPMSAVVQWLAGLVDGIDVASGGELATALDTTMAPGAISFAGPGKSESELARAVAAGVLINVESRAELEKLALASDRLGVAARVAVRVNPDFALRRAGMRMGGGAQPFGVDAALVPTLLARIGQLQLDFHGFHVFSGSQNLSAPALAEAQAASVELALQLAHDAPSALRVLNIGGGFGVPYFPGDMPLDLAPLADNLQRQLDKLARAAPGARLNIELGRYLVAEAGIYVCAVIERKLSHGQIFLVTDGGLHHHLAASGNFGQLIRKNYPVAIGNRLHGGEREVVSVVGPLCTPLDLLAEQMEMARAAEGDLVVVFQSGAYGLTASPTAFLGHPLPAEVLV from the coding sequence ATGAACGCGCGCGGCCTGCCCGTGCATGCGGCCCTGCAACAACTGGCGGCGCGCGATGATGTGCTGCAGTTTGGCGGCTTGTCCCTGACCCGGCTGGCGCAACGTGTGGGGCGCACGCCGTTCTACGCCTACGACCGCGCGCGGATCGCGGCCCGCGTGGCAAGCTTGCGCGCCGCGCTGCCGCCAGGGGTGCACCTGCATTATGCGATGAAGGCCAATCCGATGTCGGCCGTGGTGCAGTGGCTGGCGGGGCTGGTTGACGGCATCGACGTGGCGTCGGGCGGCGAACTGGCCACCGCGCTCGACACCACCATGGCGCCAGGTGCCATCAGCTTTGCCGGCCCCGGCAAAAGCGAAAGCGAGCTGGCGCGGGCCGTGGCGGCCGGCGTGCTGATCAATGTCGAGTCGCGCGCGGAGCTGGAAAAGCTGGCCCTGGCCAGCGACCGGCTGGGCGTGGCGGCGCGGGTCGCCGTGCGGGTCAACCCCGATTTCGCGCTGCGCCGCGCCGGCATGCGCATGGGCGGCGGCGCCCAGCCGTTCGGTGTCGATGCGGCGCTGGTGCCGACCTTGCTGGCGCGCATAGGCCAGCTGCAACTGGATTTCCACGGCTTTCACGTGTTTTCCGGCTCGCAAAACCTGTCGGCCCCGGCCCTGGCGGAAGCCCAGGCGGCCAGCGTCGAGCTGGCGCTGCAATTGGCGCATGACGCACCGTCCGCCTTGCGCGTGCTCAATATCGGCGGCGGCTTCGGCGTGCCGTACTTTCCGGGCGACATGCCGCTGGACCTGGCGCCGCTGGCCGACAACCTGCAGCGCCAACTGGACAAGCTGGCCAGGGCGGCGCCCGGCGCCCGTCTGAATATCGAGCTGGGCCGCTATCTGGTGGCCGAGGCCGGCATCTATGTGTGCGCGGTGATCGAGCGCAAGTTGTCGCATGGCCAGATATTCCTCGTCACCGATGGCGGCTTGCACCATCACCTGGCCGCGTCGGGCAATTTTGGCCAGCTGATCCGCAAGAATTATCCGGTAGCGATCGGCAACCGCCTGCACGGCGGCGAGCGCGAAGTGGTGTCCGTGGTCGGGCCGCTGTGCACGCCGCTGGACTTGCTGGCCGAACAGATGGAAATGGCGCGCGCGGCCGAGGGCGACCTAGTGGTGGTGTTCCAGTCGGGCGCCTATGGCCTGACGGCTAGCCCGACCGCGTTTCTCGGCCATCCCTTGCCGGCCGAGGTGCTCGTATGA
- a CDS encoding asparagine synthase-related protein, with translation MSGLCGWLGDGDVSAISAMAAPLSRLDQAPLQWRTGEKGTVAVAAGDGASHLYQQDGLLIALWGHPMLDDSALNVAQRLAPVWLARGAAACAALSGEFALAVVDGFSGQLLLAVDRAGSYPLSHVSNAQGVFFASSNDAMLAHPAVRGALDPQALYHYLFFHMVPAPETPWLGWQRLLPGEYLHVRAGKQCKGSYWSLAFQEKTMATFASRQQAFLRILRLAVESSLGDVAATTGAFLSGGTDSSTIAAIVRQVTGSGARAYSIGFDAPGYDEMAYARLAASHAGCVHHEYYVTAADVLAAIPAMAAGFDQPFGNASAIPAYYCAKMARDDGMTRMLGGDGGDELFGGNERYARQALLSSYERLPAMLRQGIIEPLLFRAGLTRPSRLGDKARSYIEQATMALPARLESYNLLQRYGHRTVLEDAFLETIVPGMALDQLNSAYLQRPERQLSQINALLALDMRFTLADNDLPKVRKACELAGVEAAFPFLHDAMVAFAASLPPGDKLRGMRLRPFFKQALADILPRAILRKKKHGFGLPFGLWLQSHAPLREFAFDNLAQLRLRGIVRPGFIDDLQGRLLLEHPAYHGTMVWILMMLEQWLSAHALGFAAGSGAAAIKMPGVLDPTA, from the coding sequence ATGAGCGGCCTGTGCGGTTGGCTGGGGGACGGGGATGTCTCGGCGATCAGCGCCATGGCGGCACCGCTGTCGCGCCTGGACCAGGCGCCATTGCAGTGGCGTACGGGCGAGAAAGGCACGGTGGCCGTGGCGGCCGGCGACGGTGCCAGCCATCTGTATCAGCAGGATGGCTTGCTGATCGCCCTCTGGGGCCACCCCATGCTCGATGATTCCGCCTTGAATGTGGCGCAGCGGCTGGCGCCTGTCTGGCTGGCGCGCGGCGCGGCCGCCTGCGCGGCCTTGTCCGGCGAATTTGCGCTGGCCGTCGTCGATGGTTTTTCCGGCCAGTTGCTGCTGGCCGTGGATCGCGCCGGCAGTTATCCGCTCAGCCATGTGAGCAATGCGCAGGGCGTGTTCTTTGCCTCCTCGAACGACGCGATGTTGGCCCATCCGGCAGTGCGCGGCGCGCTCGACCCGCAGGCCCTGTATCACTATCTGTTTTTCCATATGGTGCCCGCGCCGGAAACGCCGTGGCTGGGCTGGCAGCGCTTGCTGCCGGGAGAATACCTGCATGTGCGCGCGGGAAAACAGTGCAAGGGAAGTTACTGGTCGCTGGCCTTCCAGGAAAAAACCATGGCCACCTTTGCCAGCCGCCAGCAGGCTTTTTTGCGCATTTTGCGCCTGGCGGTGGAAAGCAGCCTGGGCGATGTGGCGGCCACCACCGGCGCTTTTCTCAGCGGCGGCACCGACAGTTCCACCATCGCCGCCATCGTGCGGCAGGTGACGGGATCGGGCGCGCGCGCCTATTCGATAGGCTTTGACGCGCCCGGCTACGACGAAATGGCGTATGCGCGCCTGGCCGCCAGCCACGCCGGCTGCGTACACCATGAATATTATGTGACGGCGGCCGACGTGCTGGCCGCGATCCCCGCCATGGCGGCCGGGTTCGACCAGCCCTTCGGCAATGCCTCGGCGATCCCCGCCTACTATTGCGCGAAAATGGCGCGCGACGACGGCATGACGCGCATGCTGGGCGGCGATGGCGGTGACGAATTGTTTGGCGGCAACGAGCGCTATGCGCGCCAGGCCTTGCTGTCCAGCTATGAACGCCTGCCGGCCATGCTGCGCCAAGGCATCATCGAACCGCTGCTGTTCCGTGCAGGGTTGACGCGGCCATCGCGGCTGGGGGACAAGGCGCGCAGCTATATCGAGCAAGCCACCATGGCGCTGCCGGCCCGGCTGGAAAGTTATAACTTGCTGCAGCGCTATGGCCATCGCACGGTGCTGGAAGATGCTTTCCTGGAAACCATCGTTCCCGGCATGGCGCTCGATCAGCTGAACAGCGCATATTTGCAGCGGCCGGAACGCCAGCTGAGCCAGATCAATGCCTTGCTGGCTCTCGACATGCGCTTCACCCTGGCCGACAACGACTTGCCCAAGGTGCGCAAGGCTTGCGAACTGGCCGGCGTGGAGGCGGCGTTTCCCTTCCTGCACGACGCGATGGTGGCGTTTGCCGCCAGCCTGCCGCCCGGCGACAAGCTCAGGGGCATGCGGCTGCGGCCGTTTTTCAAGCAGGCGCTGGCCGATATTTTGCCCCGGGCCATCTTGCGCAAGAAAAAGCACGGTTTTGGCCTGCCGTTCGGTTTGTGGCTGCAAAGCCATGCACCGCTGCGTGAGTTTGCTTTCGACAACCTGGCCCAGCTGCGCCTGCGGGGCATCGTGCGGCCCGGCTTTATCGACGATCTCCAAGGCCGCCTGCTGCTGGAGCATCCCGCGTATCACGGCACCATGGTGTGGATACTGATGATGCTGGAACAATGGCTCAGCGCGCATGCACTGGGCTTTGCCGCCGGTTCTGGCGCAGCCGCCATAAAAATGCCAGGCGTCCTCGATCCCACGGCGTAA
- a CDS encoding polysaccharide deacetylase family protein, translating to MSGTELSILIYHRVLARPDPLFPGEVDRALFERQLRLLKRFYTVLPLPVAVQRLQDGSLPPRAACITFDDGYADNAEHALPLLRQYGLHATFFIATGYLNGGQMWNDRVIDAVRQAPGASLDLRDLGLDCLPLASLAQRRAAIEHVLAHLKYLPFEQRQRLAVELRRRAGGATRTMAPAMLTTAQLQWLHTAGMGIGAHTVSHPILAAMSDRAARNDIANGKRELEQLLQAPMTLFAYPNGKAGRDYGPAHVEIVKSLGFTAALATDWGVARPGAGLDLFQLPRFTPWDRGRLAFLWRLRQNRRQSPVHAR from the coding sequence ATGAGCGGGACCGAGCTGTCGATCCTGATCTACCACCGGGTGCTGGCCCGGCCCGACCCGCTGTTCCCCGGCGAAGTCGACCGCGCCCTGTTCGAGCGCCAGTTGCGCCTGCTCAAGCGCTTTTATACGGTGCTGCCCTTGCCTGTGGCCGTGCAGCGCCTGCAGGACGGCAGCCTGCCGCCTCGCGCGGCCTGCATTACCTTCGACGATGGCTATGCCGACAATGCCGAACACGCGCTGCCCCTGCTGCGGCAATACGGCTTGCACGCCACTTTTTTTATCGCCACCGGCTATTTGAATGGCGGGCAGATGTGGAACGACCGCGTGATCGACGCCGTGCGCCAGGCGCCGGGCGCCTCCCTGGATTTGCGCGACCTGGGGCTGGACTGCCTGCCACTGGCCAGCCTGGCCCAGCGCCGCGCCGCCATCGAGCATGTGCTGGCGCACCTGAAATACCTGCCGTTCGAACAGCGCCAGCGCCTGGCCGTCGAACTGCGCCGGCGCGCGGGGGGGGCCACGCGCACCATGGCCCCTGCGATGCTGACTACTGCCCAGCTGCAGTGGCTGCACACGGCCGGCATGGGCATCGGCGCGCATACGGTCAGCCACCCCATCCTGGCCGCCATGTCCGACCGCGCGGCGCGCAACGATATCGCCAACGGCAAGCGCGAGCTGGAACAGCTGCTGCAAGCGCCCATGACCCTGTTTGCCTATCCGAACGGCAAGGCCGGCCGCGATTACGGGCCGGCCCATGTCGAGATCGTCAAGAGCCTGGGCTTTACCGCCGCGCTGGCCACCGACTGGGGCGTGGCGCGGCCGGGCGCCGGGCTGGATCTGTTCCAGCTGCCCCGTTTTACGCCGTGGGATCGAGGACGCCTGGCATTTTTATGGCGGCTGCGCCAGAACCGGCGGCAAAGCCCAGTGCATGCGCGCTGA